The region cattttacctcaggcaaacctaaagttaactcttctgtctttaagttaactcttcaatccttaatatAACTCTAGAGGTAAAGACAGGctattaattaactgtgtgtgaaaataactacagaggaggtaaattaactacagaggaggtaaattaactacagtggAGGTAACGTTAGTAATAAAGAGatgagataactctctcactgtgtggaggtaaattttctgttgccttattatctccagcatgatcttagtgaattgaggccatttcagTTAAGCTTGTCAACCATGACACTTACTTGCTCATGCCTAATGACCTGTCTTAAAGCCTGATtacgggaaaaataaaaaaatgacttgtactcacATGACCACCATGAAACTTTCTTCTTCAGTCTGGACCACCAATTATAGTCCTGGAACCTGCAAATCTGGACACAGCTTTTCCTGGAATTCACCGAGTATTGTTGTTTACTGGAAGGAATGTTGACATTTGAAAGTTAGCGCAACATATTTTTGGAGGAGAATATCGCTTTTATTCTGTTCGGTATAAATAATAAAGATCAGtatgtttttacttttattttcagcacagcttattttgttttgttacacTTAGCAAGCTTGCTGCATATATTTCTTAAATAATACTAGTATCTTTGTTATTAATAACTTCACAATTATCAGGTTGTACCAGATATTTTGAGACAGCATTTCTTAGATATTTGTATTTCTTATTGGTGTCCCAGTTGGTTTATTCTCTTGTGGATTTCACTAATGATGAGCCTtcctttgcaaaaaaaattcacaCGCTTCTGCTCATTACATTAGTTGCTATAGCAGCTACAGCCATCAGTCTGTTTATTGCTAGAAGCTTTACCCTAATACTTGTGTCACATGTAGAATGTAGGCACCTCCTCCCATTTCACATCAGCACAATAGATGTTCAACTAGCAGATCTCCTGACTGTGATACATATTCTGAGAAAGAAGGATCGAGTGATGATATTCTAAAAAGGATGCTTGGATGCTTAATATACTGTAGACTGAAATGCAGAGGGAAACTGTTGTCTGCtatatttttactcagttcatCTTGTCTGATATCAGACATTGTTTTCATGCATGCTATGAAGGTGGAAAGATGGTGACTCTCAAAAGACATTCCCTGATGAAAATATTGACGCTAATTGGAGATTGCTTTTGATGTAGCTGTTCATGTAGTCAATGAAAATATTGATACCTTTTGGTAGATGGAAACGTGAGGCACCTACTATCCATTAATTCATGAGGTTGACTAGCACAGTAAGCATACCAACAATTactaaatgacaattaaaaaaaagaaattgcaaGAACTTCTGTACAGCAATAATTACTATTAACATGCACTTTCTGTGTTTACTGCAAACAATTTCAAACCAATTCTAATTAATTAAAGGACTCCATTATTTAGATTTACTTTTTGCCTTGCTTAAGATGTCCCAATTTTTAGACTGGTTTGTTCCTTGCTACCTAGTTCTTTCCATTCTTATACTGGTTGGGTTTGGAGCTTGCATCTACTACTTTGAACCAGGTTTAAAAGAGGCTCATAAATGGAGAACCCAGAGACCCTTAGAGGACAGAGATTTCCGAAAGACTCTGCTCATGCGCGATAATTTAGCCTACAGTCTTCCTGACGTTTAGTATACAGTGATTATCTTTTTTGCAAAATAACTGGATTACTCATTTTCAGCATTAAATGTATAATTTACCCAAGAAAGAAAGGGAAAGATATATTCACATAACAGTGCTGTGTATGACTGCTATGTAATCAAACAGGTTTCACACATGAGTCTTATATTACGTCTTTTGATCATTTTGTTGATTGAGAAAAAGTGCATATCCATTTTCATTGTTTCAAAAGCAGGCTTGTTTCTGTTGAATAAAATAACCTCTTTAGTCTGTAGCTGTTGTAACAGAAATGAGACAGTACTGTGTTCAGTTAGAGGCCAAGCTGAAATCTAGTAGCTTGTTATTATTAGAACTTGTTTTACACCAGCAGTTGTAGCTTGCAAACCACTGTTCCCATGTAGGATTTTGTTCTGTACAGCCTTTATTCCTCTATGAATATTATCTGTATGCAGCAAACCATTAAATGTCCATTTAGATGCAGATGGAAAGTGCTTTGAGCATTTTAGATCATTACTTTGAgaaaaggtcttttttgaaagagTTAACAATCAAAGGGTGAGGACAAGGTATCTGGAACATTATAAAAGACTGAGACTGTCCCAGAGATATGTCTTGCTGGGctatacatgtgtatgtttacAGATAAAAGTATGTAAAATGTGTTTTTCCCTCAAATATGCTTTGTTTACTTTTATCTCCTGACTTAGGCTGTTTGCACACTTAGCAGTGCGGGAAACGTTGCGTTTTTAGGCATAAGCGTTTGTGTATTTgtattgcgttttccatgcgttttctatgcgttcaCGCTTTTGTTACCgcacatgcattttgcatgcgttttaatgcgtttgcggttcgcatatacaaaacgcatatgtgttttgcatgcgtttttctattgccttttatgcaaatcactaggaaatcaacaggaagcggaaatacattagaataaagtttatttttcaaaaacgcatataaaaaccagcgtttttaaaaacgcatattttaaaaggcatacaaaaatgcatatgcattatTATATGCTTTTcttatgcggcccattgactaacattatacGCATAAATGCTGCATTTTACACAACCCTAGCGTTTCTGACTAGTGTGTTCCCAGACTCGTAGGTATTTAAAGTGAcccaatagacaagacaaataacatttatatcgcgcttttctccttgcagactcaaagcaccagagctgcagccactaggacgcactctataggcagtagcagtgttagggagacttgcctaaggtctcctactgaataggtgctggcttactgaacaggcagagccaagatttgaaccctggtctcctgcatcagaggcagagcccttaaccattacaccatccagccatacatttgttttctcctgactttttccctccaaggagatattttcaaacgttACCAATAAAAGACACAAGCTCCCACCAAGGAAGAAACTACTCAATAAGTTCGatattacttttttacctacttgttttttttttcaattgccatctgatgaaaagttattttttagataACATGAAAAATAAATTTTGGgaggaaaactcaggaaaaacttAACTGGACCCattagtgggatatggaggctaccatatttatttactttcaaacaatgccagttacctggctgtcctgctgagctctttAGTTCACTAATGTCGATAGGCCCATGCTGCACATACAAAAAGTCCTCCACCCCCACAGCCCCCGCGAGTGTAATTGGATATTTGCTTCTGcaaaatgtgcatttatacaatgTCTTATTTGCACTATAGATTGCAAAAATGTTCATTTtgctggaagtggttaaagtattagaggcggaggatcagccgttaaaggggttcttttgcgaatgagggaaaaaaaaaaagtggtttatgcataagctattaaacatccttctaaaatagtgtaaaaagttttttttaaaaatgaatggttttatcaatacaacatgtaatgtaacacagtgacggatgacggactgggaggctaatccatttgttaggggttgtttttttctttactttctttctcaaccataactcctgcctaagtagttttcagtggtataacccacttataGCAGGAATCGCTGTTATAGCCCTAACAGCTTAGCTCTGCTTAGCTGcttaatatgtgtttacattgtagcTTGGCAACCAGAGCTCGATGCAGAGACTCGAatgtgaaaagagtcataagctgttgGGAGAATCGGTCCTATCTAcatcatatgattctttgtcatatggggggggggggggttggcacacccaagataataaggtcattacttcattgtggacaggccaaattcgattagctggacagtcaccGTTGTCCtgttattgagctacctcagcctggcggcgaccatatgggcttgaaaaccgtcatGTCCTGCACTCTCGccttggtgcgcaccagtccagcactgccgtcactacacaaacagctgtctgcggcagtgagtttggtctgtcagtgtgaagcagttctctaattacactccctgattgatgtatacacatgcaacatgTTTTAAAGCAAATTAGGCCTCcattttagcatgcaatgtgatttctgcccttaaaacgctgctttgcatcaagtccagattttttcccagggacttgtggcgtgtatcccactcatccatgcaaaaactcagatgttagaccccttgaaacattttttccatcacttttctggccagcataaatgtttctacttttcaaagttcgcatccccgttgaagtctattgcggttctcgaAAGTTCACGTGAACCGAacttgcggaagtttgcgttcgaggttcacgAAACGAAaaacggaggtttgagccatccctATCCACCAGACATTGACTCAGATGcgattatcaaagatttatttgtgacctaacagtggtcactgGTAACTTCACTCGACCCGAAACACTTCAATAACAAAATACACCTCCCTcgcacatcacaggtcaaaatacacaatcttctcctcttcacagccggtacactggtaaaagctgcggaataaaaaggttaagttacatagaaattatatatgaaagttgagctacaaaggtcttcttgtacaataatcaaccactttacagcatgtTTACATCTCAGTACCATTGCTGGGGCATAGGGGCTTGAGAAGAggcaggtctactgagcaattcagttcctaaacagtttttcagtcccttgtagccaagtccaagctatattgctcagcaaaacctcggGGGAACTTGTGACTCTTTTCAATATGGTACTGAACAATTTCCACAGTTCGTTGGTTCGCAATATGGCATCCCAAAAGAATGTTCACTTTACTCAGAAGACCTCTCAGACTCTTTACCCTTTTGCACTACACCACTCCACTCACTTTACCCTTAAGCACCACCTGTTTGGATAGGGCTtcccaaaataataaacaaaataaagaataaaTCAAATAAGCAAAAAGGGttagaaaaataaaattataaacaAAATAAAGCACAAAAatgaccaatgcacccagctataccaCCAAGATCACCCTCCCACAATATAACTCTCTTTATATGCACTTTGAACAtttaggctgaataagctctgaTTTTGTGACGTTGCAAAACTTGTAATCTCGAAAGTtcacgtgaaccgaacttttgcggaagttcacgttcgaggttcacgAAATGAAaaacggaggttcgagccatccctatccaccagacactgactcagatgtgattatcaaagatttatttgtgacctaacagtggtcactgGTAACTTCACTCGACCCGAAACACTTCAATAACAAAAtacacctcccttgcacatcacaggtcaaaatacacaatcttctcctcttcacagccggtACACTGGTAAAAGCTGCGGAATAAAAAGATTAAGTTACATAGAAATTATATATGAAAgttgagctacaaaggtcttcttgtacaataatcaacc is a window of Hyperolius riggenbachi isolate aHypRig1 chromosome 6, aHypRig1.pri, whole genome shotgun sequence DNA encoding:
- the SMIM45 gene encoding small integral membrane protein 45, with the protein product MSQFLDWFVPCYLVLSILILVGFGACIYYFEPGLKEAHKWRTQRPLEDRDFRKTLLMRDNLAYSLPDV